A portion of the Gossypium arboreum isolate Shixiya-1 chromosome 8, ASM2569848v2, whole genome shotgun sequence genome contains these proteins:
- the LOC108450827 gene encoding protein GLUTAMINE DUMPER 2-like, translating into MAARETFNVTAASPSTIPHSPWHSPVPYLFGGLAAMLGLIAFALLILACSYWKLSGYLENGERGEGDRDLEAGDETQKGGATVMEQKFLVIMAGEVKPTFLATPISSSRSSSFGDKTCCCGEKGEKLEEETTSGDAEDQHQQPPTQETQHH; encoded by the coding sequence ATGGCAGCAAGAGAGACATTCAATGTCACAGCAGCGTCGCCTTCCACGATTCCACACTCGCCATGGCATTCACCAGTTCCCTACTTGTTCGGCGGCTTGGCTGCCATGCTTGGTCTCATAGCCTTTGCGCTCCTCATACTTGCTTGTTCTTATTGGAAACTGTCAGGGTACCTTGAGAATGGCGAGAGAGGTGAAGGGGACAGAGACTTGGAAGCAGGAGATGAGACCCAGAAAGGAGGAGCTACTGTTATGGAACAAAAGTTTCTTGTGATAATGGCAGGCGAAGTAAAGCCGACGTTCTTGGCCACCCCCATTTCTTCTAGCAGGTCTTCTTCTTTCGGCGATAAGACCTGTTGCTGTGGTGAAAAGGGTGAGAAATTGGAGGAGGAAACTACTAGTGGTGATGCTGAGGATCAGCATCAGCAACCCCCGACTCAGGAGACTCAACACCACTGA